A region of the Chryseobacterium cucumeris genome:
TGCGCTGATCTTCGTCCATGGATGGCTTGGCAATACCGAATGGTGGGAAAGCCAGAAAGAATATTTCAAAGACCAATATCATATTGTTTTGATGGATCTTGCCGGACATGGAAAATCAGATGCTTCAAGACAGGAATGGACAAGCGATAGATATGCTGATGATATTAAATCAATTGCTGATGCTGTTAACACGCAGGAAATAATTCTTGTAGGACATTCGATGTCCGGAGCTTATGTCCTGGAAGCTTCTTTAAAAATTCCTGAGGTAAAAGCCATCATTCTCATAGACACTTTAAAGAATCTGGACGAATCTTTTACCAGGGAACAAACTGAACAAGTGCTTTCTCAGTACAGAAAGGATTTCAAACACACTGTAGAAAACTTTCTGCCACAATTTTTGTTTGTAGAAGGAACACCGCCTGCTGTAAGAGAAAGAGTACAGTATGAATTTCTTCAACATACACCTGAACTGGCAATCAATGCTCTCCGGCCTCTATATGCAACAGATTTCAAAACGTTTGCGAAACAGATTCAAGTTCCCGTTATAGCCATTAATTCCGATGCTTCTCCTACACATCCGGAAAACAACAGAAAATATTTAAAAAATTATGATTATTTAACGATTGAAGGCGTTGGGCATTATCCTATGCTGGAGAAACCTGAAGAATTTAATACCCTTTTGGATGGAGTCATCAAAAAATTAATCTAATATATTCCCATGCAGAATACCAGAATTTTCACAACTGCTTTTGCCAGTGTTTATCCACATTACCTTCAAAAAGCTGAGAAAAAGGGACGCAGCAGAGAAGAAGTGCATGAAATCATATTCTGGCTGACGGGATATGATGAAAGTGATCTGCAGAACATCCTTAACAACAAAACCGACTTTAAAACTTTCTTTGAACAGGCACCTCAACTCAATCCAAATGTTTCATTGATCAAAGGAGTCATCTGCGGATATCGTGTAGAAGAAATTGAAGATGAACTGATGAGAAACATCCGGTATCTGGATAAAC
Encoded here:
- a CDS encoding alpha/beta fold hydrolase, translated to MEKYAISSDGQKIHYKESGSGNPALIFVHGWLGNTEWWESQKEYFKDQYHIVLMDLAGHGKSDASRQEWTSDRYADDIKSIADAVNTQEIILVGHSMSGAYVLEASLKIPEVKAIILIDTLKNLDESFTREQTEQVLSQYRKDFKHTVENFLPQFLFVEGTPPAVRERVQYEFLQHTPELAINALRPLYATDFKTFAKQIQVPVIAINSDASPTHPENNRKYLKNYDYLTIEGVGHYPMLEKPEEFNTLLDGVIKKLI
- a CDS encoding DUF2200 domain-containing protein, with the protein product MQNTRIFTTAFASVYPHYLQKAEKKGRSREEVHEIIFWLTGYDESDLQNILNNKTDFKTFFEQAPQLNPNVSLIKGVICGYRVEEIEDELMRNIRYLDKLIDELAKGKKMEKILRTA